A segment of the Amia ocellicauda isolate fAmiCal2 chromosome 5, fAmiCal2.hap1, whole genome shotgun sequence genome:
GATCCTGCGCCTCCCCaaagcgccggctgcaggtcaGGACACCGTGATGCTGTTAGACACAGGGAGCTTTATAGAAGGAGCGTTTTAAAACtgttcagtccttcacagcaggAAAAGCAGCATCTTAATTCTGACCACACATGCCGGGGGGGGTAGGACGACATCTCTTAACTCGAGAGCCTCATCTTTCAAACGGGGTGGGGGGGACATTTTCCCAGTAATTGACATGGTGTAAGTGTTTCTtcttccccaccccacccccctcacctgagactaattattattttaaatattcaatgcatgtgtttgttttttttatttaaggagCTCAGAATAAAGAGAAGACTGCGGAACAGCCCCAGGAGCCAGGCGCTGCTGCGGAGGTGGGGTGGGAATTTCTGTCCATCTGAATGGCTGTGTTTCTAAACGATTGTTTCATTGTTAGCGTGGCCACTGGGTTTAACATCCTCTCCTCCCTCAGACCGGCGCGGACGGCGTTAAAGACGTCTCTCCGGCAGAGACGGTGAAGGTGAAGAGCTTCGAGGAGATAATGCGAGAGAAGCGCATGCGCCGGCTGCAGGGGGAGACAGTCGCTCCCCCACCCCCCGTGCAGGCGCCCGTCCCCTCTCCTCCGTCCCCAGCAAAGCAACGGGAGGAGCCCCCCCaggcccccacctccccccgcAGACCGGCCACCACGATCCGGCAGAGACCGGCTAAAGTACAGCCGGTGCCAACTCCCGTCCAGCAGAGACCCTCCCCGCCAGCCCCGGTGAGACAGCGCATCACTCTCAGGCAGAAGGAAACTGCCCCGGCTGTGTCCCTGGCCCGGGTCGCTGCAGGGGCGCCCACATCTCTCGTGGCCAAGCGGACGCTCGCTGCTCGGGGCGGCTCCGTGGACTTGGCCGCCTCCCCTTTCAAACACACAAAGCTCCTCCCTGCTGCTCAGGAGGGCCCGTCTCCCGCCACCCCAGCCCCACAGCCCAGGCCCGGCTCCTCCACTGTGCCGGAGAGCCCCGGAGACACAGCACCGCCGGCACCCAGCCCTGCCCCCGAAGAGAAGGTGGTGAAGGTGGAAGAAGTCGTGGCCAAGGTGCCGACGCCGGAACCCAAAGGTAACGATCTCGTGTCTCCGCCTTCCTCCAGGAAATGGGGCGATCGGTCGAGCCCCGTCTGCAGTCTGGCTGCTGTAATCCGGTCTCTCTCTGTTCCAGTGCGTCCCAAGCTGAACGTGAAGCCCTCGGTGGTGAAGCCTGCAGCCCCCGTGAGGTTGGGCCAGAAACGCAAAGCGTCCGAGGGCCCCCGGTCTGCCATCGCGGCCGTCAAGCCTCTAAACAGCGCCCCCTCTGCCTCGGAGGAGGCGGCGCAGGAGCCGCCCTGCAAGCAGACCCAGGTGAGTGGCTGTGGGGCTGATGGAGTGCTATTAAAGCAGGtcttagtatttatttatgggTTTTTCTTTAACTTTTGCGCATGTCTTAATTTTAGACCACCACAAAAACAGAGCCAGAAACCGTGACGTTGCGGGAGGGAACTCGGGCCCCCGGCCCCTTAGAGGAGGCCCCTGCTGCCCCCCAGGCAGAGCCACAGCCACCCCCCACCCTGGAGCAGAACCCTGCCATGCCTGAGCCAACCCAAGTGTCTCCGGCCGCCACAGCGAGGTAACCCGCTCTCTGTCTTTGTTCCCTCGCAGTCTGTGCTCTTGCTTCGTCTCAGTTCAACACCCCCCGACCCCACACAGGCGTCCTTCGTTCTCTTATCGTCTCCCAACATGGTGTCCGTACTCTGCTGCGATCCCCCCCGGTCTCCAACTTCACTcacgcccctctctctctctctctcttccccaccCCCGCAGCCCCGCCGTGATGAGCCCCCCGGCGCGGCCTTCCTCCCAGGCGAAGGCGCGTCGCTTGAGCTCCACCTCCGGGCGCCCCCCTGCCGGCCCGGCCTCGGGCTCCGCTGTGGACGACTTCGAGGAGCTCATGAAGGAGTTCTCAGACGACCGGCTGGAGGACGACCTGGAGCTGGATCCCGCCAAGGACGAGGACGAGCTGCTGCTGGAGCTCTCGGAGATGATCGGCAACTAGAGCCGCGCTCTGGACTGCACTCGGGCCGCGGGGACTTCCCAATGGACTTGTTTTAAATCCGTACAGAGCAACAGCCACTGCTTCGAGAATCGGACATGGGGTGTGAGAAATACTACTTCCCCACGTTTTTTTAATTGCTAAGAAGTTGAATGTCTCCCCCTCACATTCAGCGCTGCTCCTGCCTAAGATGAACCCCCTCCGCTCTggattcatatatatatgtgtaaagTAGGGAAaggtttttcttttaactttttttttgccCCAAAAAACGTGTATTTCTTGTAACTTAAACTTCTCCCTTCCTTTGCATAGTTTctgcacatttaacatttaaatgtttctgcaCAGTGTTCCCAGGGGGAATTTTTATCAcaagtatttgttttcttgtagGATTTCTTATAGATTTAAATCAGTCATTTTTTCACAGTTGCAAACGGAAGAATGGTCAAACCCCCTCTCCTCGCGTGTGGAGGGGAGGATCTAACATAGAGAAGCCGGCCCGTACAATCTCCCCTGTGCAGCAAAGTTACATCCCACTGACTCGACTCGAATCAGATCTACTGAAGAGCTGCCATGAAGCGGTCCAGCCGGAGCCCATACTCGGCCTGCGCAGGTGTAGAACATCCTGAATTAGAAGTGGTGTGGAGCAACAGAAGCAGGGGGGCTCGGTCGACCGCACTTGCCTCGGTGTTTGCCGATCCAATTAATAGACTTTTGACAcctttaaataatgaaataaattaaaactggaTGTAGCCGTGCTGGTAATCTGCATGCAGGCTGAATTCATGGTCCTGGAGTTAAGtatggaaaaagaaaatggcaaCAAATCCCCTTTTATTCCTCTTCGGTGTCTATTAACCGCTTCAGTAAAGACAAGACGGACCCTCCCATCCAGACTGGAGGCTGCAGTTAAGGGGTGTAGAAACATTAGAAGAATAATGAAAATATTAATGTCTGCATATTCACTGCAGTCTGTACAAATcatgtagtttaaaaaaaaaaaaaaaaaaggaaacactgGTTCCATTAAAAATGCTGCTACAGGGACAAAAGTGTTGAAATGCCAGCCTGGTCCCGAGGACAGAGGTGGATATGAGCGAGAGCGCTTGCGTTAGAGCTGAAAGTCATGACAGAGGTGAACTGCATTTTAGTTCAGACACCAGCGATGGTAGTTTGCAGTCGCCACTGTGACTGACCCTGTGGCGTGAGTTCCCTGTACTGCGAATGCAATCCAATCCGTTCACCAACGGGCGCGTGTGAAGCCAGCTCCCCGCCCCGCGCCGCTCCTGGTGCTCCGGACTGAAACGGCTGAGGGGCCGGGAACGAGGACGCAGACTCCCAGGTTCCCCGCCGTGTTTGACCAGAACTAATGAGAAATGCAACACTGAAGGGTGGTGCACTCTGTCGAGGGGAGGGTGGATCAGTCACTACACCATTTCCTCTTGTGTGTCGATTTTTTGATGATGATTATGTTCacagtatttttcattttcatgctTAAGTACTGATGTGCTGTATGTCTTACCTCCATTGCAGTGCTGAGACCGCTTTGGGGCCCATGCATTGTTTGCTTAAAGAGCTGAGAATTGATTTCTGGgaggtggggaaaaaaacacttgcccatagctacaaaaaaaaaacgatcgGCATTTTACCATCCTCCGTTTCAATCCCCATCTGTAGAAGCTTTGGCTAGATCTCTTTTGTTGTTGTCAGACTTCTGTCAGTATGTGAATTTCATAGGTTGAAAACCAGCTTCTCAGGGACGTTATCTTGCCGTctatgtgtgggggggtggattGTGTTCATCCTGGTCTGCCCTGACTGTAGATGTGCACGTGCTGGATACGGCACATGccttacctgtgtgtgtgtgtgtgttttgcaagCTGTAGATACAATATCCACATGATGAATTAGTCCTGTTCACCTGGGCAAAATACCTGTAAACCTTTCTGATTGGCCTGTATTGCGCTGCTCTCATTGCTGGGATGAAACTGAGTTTTGCTCTGTTAACCAAGGAGTCTGGGGTTGGGTTTCTTTGTTgcttaatgttttcatttaaaatgcctGTATACTACCATCAATGCCACttttcatttgtaaataaaacaaaacttttttttaaaaaggcctatgtttttatttgtatctttttCAAAAGGTGTGTGGGGTGACTGGCTGCATCAGAACGACAAGAGTAATTTGTTGAAAGAACAGAATGAATGACTTGCATGTTATCTAGGGCAGGGGTTTCttaaagttggttccttaataagatccttatacaattttatacttacaGGCCCTATGGTATAAAACACTGAAaggaaattaagtaattgagagctcgggtggaacaaaacccagcagggtagggggtcacATCTGAACAGGGTGATGCATTGCGTGCGATTACGGCCTCCTACGGGACGGTGGCGCTCATAGGATTTGCACGGGCTCCGGGCAGTCTGTAGCCTTCCAGCATCCCATAGTGCTTTGCGTTTGGACCGGAAACCCGCCATTATAAGCGGAAGTTGGCCGCGGCGTGTGGAGCTCGTTCGCACAGGAAGAAAGAAGCGCGGATTGGCACGCAGAACCAGAGAGGAAACTACAGAAAATTAAAcgtcaaaagaaaagaaacccaaCCGTTACAGAGGAACCATGGCGTACCGAGGGCAAGGACAGAAAGTCCAGAAAGTGATGGTGCAGCCCATTGTATCCTTAAAAGATAACTGTCGTCGTTTTAGGCGTGTCATAACTAATCCAGGTTTGATGCGAGGGATATAATACTGTATCGCTAGCAAATGAtattactgtatttgtttttgctttacgGAATGATTTTGTGTTTATGGCTGCGGTGGTTGAATTGCACGTACTATATGTATGTTTACTGATTGGTAGCTGCGCATCATTAGCAAATCCGTGCGCGCTATAATACTGCGCTTACCGGAGAGGGCGCCCATGTGAGCCAGCCCAGAGggggtgtctctctctctctctctctctctctctctctctctctctctctctctgtgtgtgagtggttGTGCTCCCTGTATGTAAAGGCCTGTGATCAGTGTCCTGTGCTTTTCCTTGACGCATTGTTTCACAGAACCTCATCTTCCGCTATCTGCAGAACGTGAGTATCCATTCCATCGCTTTTACACAAACCCAAGTCtgtgaatgtgttttttgttcttctctGGGTCCCACTGGCTTGACTCCTGAAAGACTAGCATGTCCAGCCCAGTCCATGAATGATGGGTGGTTTCAGTGAGCTGATTTCAGAGTCATCAGCCTGGCTCTGGGGGGACACTACTTTGaatgattaaaattaaaacgctgCACTTAGCATCTGCATTTCATTGTCTGTATCGTTCTCCTCTCCCACCTGGTCCCTTCGCCGCTGGGCTAACGGTCGTCTCTCTCCTCCCGCAGAGATCCCGGATCCAGGTGTGGTTGTACGAGCAGGTGAACATGCGGATAGAAGGCTGCATCATTGTGAGTGAACCTCTCTCTCCCACGGGGCCTGCGGCTGCTACACCAGGGTCACCACAGCTATTGGGGCCAACTGCACAAGAGATTTCCCCAGGGTGTCTCTCATAGGCTGCTGCTTAGCTCTTCCTTTGGGATTCAGCCTCAGTAGCCTTCCTTTTGCTTGAAAGTTGTGCCTCTGTGtaatccccctccccctccccctccggGGTTCCTGTCTACATGATTTCaagtaaaaacatttgaattgaTGTGGTTGGCCTTTCCTGGGGATCTGACCTAAACTGTCGAGATCTCTCGAGGTTCGCAGGTTTTCATGCAAATTCTACTGATGTAGCAGTAAAACTACATTATTTTAGCTCAGTGTATCTTGTCCATGCAAATCTGCGCAAGACGAGGGACGTGTTTTGTACGTGAATGTGCACAGAGCTCTCCGAGTGGGGCGTTCATCTCCTATACTGGCGGAAAAAGCCACGGCTTGCTCTGCATTGCGTGAAGTTAAAGAGGCTGTGGAGGGTATAGAAACCGTTTGGCTGTGGAATCTGAAACTTAAAGAATAGGTGCCGCTAATTTGGTTTCCGCATATAACTTCCCTTTATGCCCAGGTCAGAGGTCACTTAGCCAGACTGGACATGAAGGCTGACTTGATTTTCACTTTGGTAAAGATGTGTGTAGGTTGTTGCAGACGGATATATTGCTTTACATCGATTAACTATTTGTTTGGTCTTCTGTGCACAGATCTGTCCTTGacagctgtttgtttttcagggTTTTGATGAATACATGAACTTGGTGCTCGATGATGCCGAGGAGGTCCACATGAAGACGAAAAACAGGAAGCCCCTGGGTAAGAGCGCAGATGTGTACAGGGCTTCAGTGACCTTCAGAAGGCTTGAGATGATTCGGTCTCGGGGGGTGGGTGGGTGCATGCGTGCGGGGGACGCGCTTGTCTTGTGAGACTGAAAGGTCTGTGCGCCGCGTTCCGCATTCAAAAATGGTCGACGGAATGAATATGACTTCCTAACCGGAGGCGCTGGCAAGAGCTGTGCGTCGCGTTCCCAGTGCGGCTCGTGAAGGAGGTGCACTGCAGATTGGAGCCGCCCGGGAGTTGCGGGTCGCTTGTGTCATTCTGTCTCTTGGTTAGGGTCCGGGGCTGGTTTGAACTGAACGTGTTTACATTCgtgtttatttgtctgtttcAGGACGGATCATGTTGAAAGGAGACAACATTACTTTACTGCAGAGTGTAGCTACTTAGTGCTGTCCAGTCTGTCCGTATGGCCCAACTCTCAACACTGCTGCCGTGGTTTTCCAGCGCGAAGAGAACCTGAGccgggttgttttgtttttgtgcggACAAATTTCTCAATTCAGACCCAGACATACTTGCTGACTTGGCTGCTAAACAGCTTAGTTCTTTCCCCTCCCTGTCCCCTTCCTGTTTTGCAACTTACACTATATAGtattttttgtgtatgtgtttccGTATTAAACATCTGGACTGTTTTCTATTACAGCTGTTGTCTGTGTTTCATTAATCCAGCGAGGTGATGTTGGATTTAAGTACCAGTATGACACAATTTAATGTGCCTGTaactagggatgcaccgataccaCTTTTTTTCAGACTGAGTACAAGTATGAGTTCTTACATTTGGGTACTTGCCGATACCGAGTACTTAATAAGGCAGTATTGCTCccataaaaatgacaattacCATCAAAGTGCATTTGAAGAAAGCTTTTATTTGTCAGATGCACTCtggttgatacaaaataaaatataaatatctgagTATTAAATGTATAACAGCAGGCTATTTCTGACatccaaaaat
Coding sequences within it:
- the snrpe gene encoding small nuclear ribonucleoprotein E, whose protein sequence is MAYRGQGQKVQKVMVQPINLIFRYLQNRSRIQVWLYEQVNMRIEGCIIGFDEYMNLVLDDAEEVHMKTKNRKPLGRIMLKGDNITLLQSVAT